The following coding sequences lie in one Listeria ivanovii subsp. londoniensis genomic window:
- a CDS encoding LysM peptidoglycan-binding and 3D domain-containing protein — MKKTVVAIAAGLIIAGSGSTQAFAAEYKVQDGDSLWKISNENNVSINQLKQDNNLSSDIIFPNQTLQVNNGKQTSTTSNSEYTVVAGDTLGHIASDKGVTVNQLKSWNKLSSDLIIVGQKLSIGSNAVSSQAPSTTKESNATSNTTEQPKQEAAQTTQKSTSSNESSSSKSASSQGNVSKEVTVTATAYSKEEPGMGHMTASGIDLNDNPRVIAVDPSVIPLGSRVYVEGYGEAIAADTGGAIKGNKIDVHLNSVQECYNWGVKQVKVQILD; from the coding sequence ATGAAAAAAACAGTAGTGGCCATTGCGGCTGGTTTAATTATTGCAGGATCAGGTTCAACTCAAGCTTTTGCAGCTGAGTATAAAGTGCAAGATGGTGATTCGCTTTGGAAAATATCGAATGAAAATAATGTCTCTATAAATCAATTGAAACAAGATAACAATTTAAGTTCTGACATTATCTTTCCGAATCAAACATTGCAAGTGAACAATGGGAAACAAACATCAACAACTAGCAATTCCGAATATACAGTTGTTGCAGGAGACACACTGGGACATATCGCATCAGATAAAGGCGTAACTGTAAATCAATTAAAATCTTGGAACAAGCTTTCATCTGATTTAATTATTGTTGGACAAAAATTATCTATTGGAAGTAACGCAGTGAGTAGTCAAGCGCCATCTACCACTAAAGAAAGCAACGCAACTTCAAATACCACAGAACAACCCAAACAAGAAGCTGCTCAAACAACACAAAAATCAACTTCATCTAATGAATCATCTTCCAGCAAGTCTGCTTCATCGCAAGGTAATGTTTCAAAAGAGGTAACTGTTACCGCAACTGCTTATAGTAAAGAAGAGCCGGGTATGGGACATATGACAGCAAGCGGTATTGATTTAAACGATAACCCACGTGTTATTGCAGTGGATCCTTCTGTTATTCCTTTAGGTTCAAGAGTTTATGTTGAAGGATACGGAGAAGCGATTGCGGCAGATACTGGTGGTGCTATCAAAGGAAACAAAATTGATGTGCATTTAAACTCAGTCCAAGAGTGTTATAATTGGGGAGTAAAACAAGTTAAAGTACAAATTCTAGACTAA
- the mreB gene encoding rod shape-determining protein MreB gives MAKDVGIDLGTANVLIHVKGRGIVVNEPAVVAINNKTGEVLAVGTEARDMVGRTPEDITAIKPMKDGVIADFDIVQEMLRFFIQKLNLKTFFSRPRILICCPTNITSVEQKAIREVAEKSGGKQVFLEEEPKVAAIGAGMEIFEPSGNMIIDIGGGTADVAVLSMGDIVTSQSVKVAGNRWDSDILNYIKRKYNLLIGERTAENIKITIGTANPGSKEETMDIRGRDLVSGLPKTISISSSEVEEAIHDSLHLMVLAAKQVLEQTPPELSADIIDRGVIMTGGGSLLHGLDELMAEQLKVPVLITENPLDVVALGTGILLDSLTAKKRGWF, from the coding sequence ATGGCAAAGGATGTTGGTATCGACTTAGGTACAGCCAATGTATTAATTCATGTAAAGGGAAGAGGAATTGTTGTTAATGAACCTGCTGTTGTTGCTATAAATAATAAGACCGGTGAAGTTCTAGCAGTTGGAACAGAGGCTAGAGATATGGTTGGTAGAACTCCAGAAGATATAACAGCAATAAAACCTATGAAAGATGGAGTCATTGCTGATTTTGATATTGTGCAAGAAATGCTACGTTTCTTTATACAAAAACTAAATTTAAAAACATTTTTTTCTCGGCCTCGTATTTTAATTTGTTGCCCAACTAATATTACTTCTGTCGAACAAAAAGCTATCCGAGAAGTGGCTGAAAAGAGTGGTGGAAAACAAGTGTTTTTAGAAGAAGAGCCTAAAGTTGCTGCTATTGGTGCAGGAATGGAAATTTTTGAGCCTTCTGGTAATATGATTATTGATATCGGTGGTGGTACAGCTGATGTAGCAGTGTTATCTATGGGTGATATTGTAACAAGTCAATCTGTAAAAGTCGCAGGTAATAGGTGGGATTCTGATATACTAAATTACATAAAGCGCAAATATAATCTGCTTATCGGGGAACGCACTGCTGAAAATATCAAAATAACTATTGGAACTGCAAATCCAGGCTCCAAGGAAGAAACAATGGACATTCGTGGTAGAGATTTAGTGAGTGGTCTACCTAAAACAATTTCAATTAGTAGCTCAGAAGTGGAAGAAGCTATTCATGATTCATTACATTTAATGGTACTTGCTGCCAAACAAGTTCTTGAACAAACTCCACCAGAGCTTTCTGCTGATATAATTGATCGGGGGGTAATCATGACGGGCGGTGGATCTTTGCTGCATGGTTTAGATGAATTAATGGCTGAACAATTGAAAGTTCCTGTTTTAATCACAGAAAACCCACTAGATGTTGTAGCACTTGGTACTGGCATTTTACTTGACTCGCTTACTGCTAAAAAGCGTGGTTGGTTCTAA
- a CDS encoding DUF1146 family protein produces MYNIIMESPYIVIISHLLFIVITFWALQAINYEKFIKKNHVTQARLLFVIISIALGYTLSNFFLDYLGASKQLLNFIG; encoded by the coding sequence TTGTATAATATTATTATGGAATCACCGTATATCGTCATCATCTCACATTTACTATTTATTGTGATTACCTTTTGGGCATTACAAGCAATTAACTATGAAAAATTTATAAAGAAAAATCATGTAACACAAGCTAGACTATTATTTGTTATCATTTCCATTGCACTTGGATATACACTAAGCAATTTCTTCTTAGACTATTTAGGAGCTTCTAAACAATTGCTTAATTTTATCGGGTAA
- a CDS encoding F0F1 ATP synthase subunit epsilon, whose protein sequence is MGSLKVSIVTPDGPVYEGVAQMVIARTKAGELGILPGHVPLVAPLKIDVVRLKVESGEEWVAVGGGFMEVNGEEVNILADTAEREEDIDINRAEKAKERAENELSRAKEQKVDEVMARLALQRAINRIHAKEHN, encoded by the coding sequence ATGGGTTCATTAAAAGTTAGTATCGTTACTCCAGACGGCCCTGTTTATGAAGGCGTTGCTCAAATGGTTATTGCTCGAACAAAAGCAGGTGAACTTGGTATTCTACCTGGACATGTTCCACTAGTTGCTCCACTCAAAATCGATGTAGTTCGTTTGAAAGTAGAGTCTGGTGAGGAATGGGTCGCTGTAGGTGGTGGCTTTATGGAAGTAAACGGTGAAGAAGTCAATATTCTAGCGGATACTGCTGAGCGCGAAGAAGATATTGATATCAATCGTGCTGAAAAAGCAAAAGAACGCGCAGAAAATGAACTTAGCCGAGCAAAAGAACAAAAAGTGGATGAAGTAATGGCTAGACTTGCACTTCAAAGAGCGATTAACAGAATCCATGCGAAAGAACATAATTAA
- the fabZ gene encoding 3-hydroxyacyl-ACP dehydratase FabZ, which produces MLDIKKIKEILPHRYPFLLVDRVISIEEGKKVTAIKNVTANEEFFNGHFPEYPVMPGVLIVEALAQTSGIAMMQSEDNKGKIGLFAGIDGCRFKRQVIPGDQLLLEAEITRMRGAIAKAKVKATVEGDLVCEAEIMFALTDLPE; this is translated from the coding sequence ATGTTAGATATAAAAAAAATCAAAGAAATTTTACCTCATCGTTATCCATTTTTACTGGTTGATAGAGTTATCTCTATTGAAGAAGGGAAAAAGGTGACAGCTATAAAAAATGTTACTGCCAATGAAGAATTCTTTAATGGACATTTCCCTGAATATCCGGTAATGCCTGGTGTATTAATAGTTGAAGCATTGGCTCAAACGAGTGGCATTGCCATGATGCAAAGTGAAGATAATAAAGGTAAAATTGGTTTGTTTGCAGGAATTGACGGATGTCGTTTTAAACGCCAAGTAATTCCTGGTGACCAACTTTTACTTGAAGCAGAGATTACTCGTATGAGAGGTGCTATTGCAAAAGCAAAAGTGAAAGCAACTGTCGAAGGTGACTTGGTTTGTGAAGCAGAAATTATGTTTGCCTTAACAGATTTACCAGAGTAA
- a CDS encoding WecB/TagA/CpsF family glycosyltransferase produces the protein MKKKEVTILNIPFYNITQTGFVEQLYQDVQNGNRKFVVTANPEIVMHASTDKEFEAVLLQADYIVPDGIGIIMASEKLGTPLEERVTGYDTMVGLLNKPLRCYFLGAKPEVSQMVEEKVSEKYPNAVICGVHHGYFNALESEEIGQEIMEAKPDIIFVALGSPAQEKWILSQISHFEKGIFIGVGGSFDVLTDNVKRAPKIWIKLRLEWVYRLLSNPSRWRRFFAIPQFMLVVRRETKRLKKGE, from the coding sequence ATGAAAAAGAAAGAAGTTACAATTTTAAATATACCTTTTTATAATATAACTCAAACTGGATTTGTAGAGCAGCTTTATCAAGATGTGCAGAATGGAAACCGAAAATTTGTTGTAACGGCTAACCCGGAAATTGTGATGCATGCTAGTACTGATAAAGAGTTTGAAGCAGTTTTACTACAGGCGGATTATATCGTTCCTGATGGGATTGGTATTATAATGGCTTCTGAAAAACTGGGAACGCCTTTAGAAGAGCGAGTTACTGGATATGATACAATGGTTGGACTATTAAATAAACCGCTGCGTTGTTATTTTTTAGGTGCAAAACCAGAAGTTAGTCAAATGGTAGAAGAGAAAGTATCCGAAAAATATCCGAATGCGGTAATTTGTGGTGTGCATCATGGTTATTTTAACGCGCTGGAAAGTGAAGAAATTGGTCAGGAGATTATGGAGGCTAAACCAGATATTATTTTTGTGGCTTTAGGTTCTCCAGCACAAGAAAAGTGGATTTTATCGCAAATAAGCCATTTTGAAAAAGGGATATTTATTGGTGTTGGTGGGAGTTTTGATGTATTGACTGACAACGTAAAACGGGCACCAAAGATTTGGATAAAATTGAGATTAGAGTGGGTTTACCGATTGCTTTCAAATCCTTCAAGATGGAGACGCTTTTTTGCAATACCTCAATTTATGCTTGTCGTTAGAAGAGAAACCAAGCGTTTGAAGAAGGGTGAGTAG
- the murA gene encoding UDP-N-acetylglucosamine 1-carboxyvinyltransferase, whose amino-acid sequence MEKIIVRGGKQLNGSVKMEGAKNAVLPVIAATLLASKGTSVLKNVPNLSDVFTINEVLKYLNADVSFVNDEVTVDATGDITSDAPFEYVRKMRASIVVMGPLLARTGSARVALPGGCAIGSRPVDLHLKGFEAMGAIVKIENGYIEATAEKLVGAKVYLDFPSVGATQNIMMAATLAEGTTIIENVAREPEIVDLANFLNQMGARVIGAGTEVIRIEGVKELTATEHSIIPDRIEAGTFMIAAAITGGNVLIEDAVPEHISSLIAKLEEMGVQIIEEDNGIRVIGPDKLKAVDVKTMPHPGFPTDMQSQMMVIQMLSEGTSIMTETVFENRFMHVEEMRRMNADMKIEGHSVIISGPAKLQGAEVAATDLRAAAALILAGLVADGYTQVTELKYLDRGYNNFHGKLQSLGADVERVDDSKVDMKNLASLF is encoded by the coding sequence TTGGAAAAAATTATTGTGCGCGGTGGAAAACAGTTAAATGGTTCTGTGAAAATGGAAGGTGCCAAAAATGCTGTATTACCGGTGATTGCTGCTACATTACTTGCGAGTAAAGGTACTAGCGTATTGAAAAATGTCCCAAATTTGTCTGATGTATTCACAATTAATGAGGTACTTAAATACCTAAATGCAGACGTTTCTTTTGTAAATGATGAGGTTACTGTTGATGCAACTGGAGATATTACATCGGATGCACCTTTTGAGTATGTGCGTAAAATGCGTGCTTCAATTGTTGTAATGGGTCCACTTTTAGCTCGCACTGGTTCTGCTCGTGTAGCTTTGCCAGGAGGATGTGCGATTGGTTCAAGACCAGTTGACTTACATTTAAAAGGTTTTGAAGCCATGGGAGCAATTGTGAAAATTGAAAATGGCTATATTGAAGCAACTGCAGAAAAATTAGTTGGAGCTAAGGTTTACTTAGATTTCCCAAGTGTAGGTGCAACTCAAAATATCATGATGGCTGCTACTTTAGCAGAGGGAACAACGATAATTGAAAATGTTGCTCGTGAACCAGAAATTGTTGACTTGGCAAACTTCCTTAATCAAATGGGAGCCAGAGTTATTGGTGCAGGAACAGAAGTAATTAGGATTGAAGGTGTAAAGGAACTAACAGCTACAGAACATTCTATTATTCCGGACCGTATTGAAGCAGGTACATTTATGATTGCTGCTGCGATTACTGGTGGAAATGTTTTAATTGAAGATGCAGTTCCTGAGCATATTAGTTCACTGATTGCTAAACTAGAAGAAATGGGCGTTCAAATTATCGAAGAAGATAATGGCATTCGTGTTATTGGTCCAGATAAGTTGAAAGCTGTTGATGTTAAAACGATGCCGCATCCAGGTTTTCCAACTGATATGCAATCTCAAATGATGGTTATCCAAATGTTAAGTGAAGGTACAAGTATTATGACCGAAACTGTTTTTGAAAATCGTTTTATGCATGTTGAAGAAATGCGTAGAATGAATGCGGACATGAAAATTGAAGGACATTCTGTTATTATCTCCGGTCCAGCAAAATTACAAGGAGCAGAAGTTGCAGCAACAGACTTACGTGCAGCGGCAGCGCTTATTCTTGCGGGTCTAGTGGCTGACGGATATACTCAAGTTACTGAGTTGAAATATTTAGATAGAGGCTACAATAACTTCCATGGAAAACTGCAATCTCTTGGTGCAGATGTGGAACGTGTAGACGATTCTAAAGTTGATATGAAAAACTTAGCTTCATTATTTTAA
- a CDS encoding single-stranded DNA-binding protein, which produces MINQVTLVGRLTKEPELKWTTEDKAVLNLTLALNRFGKNKRVDNDADFIQCVIWGKRAEATAEFCSKGQLIGVVGELQSRNYLNKEEQKIYITEVLVHQIRYLSSRNKEEQVINISQDEEESCNTLL; this is translated from the coding sequence ATGATTAATCAAGTAACTTTAGTAGGACGTTTGACAAAGGAGCCAGAATTAAAATGGACCACGGAGGATAAAGCTGTGTTGAATTTAACGCTTGCTTTGAATCGTTTTGGAAAAAATAAACGTGTAGATAATGATGCAGACTTTATTCAATGTGTCATTTGGGGTAAAAGAGCCGAAGCGACAGCGGAATTCTGTAGCAAAGGGCAATTAATAGGTGTAGTTGGTGAATTACAATCTAGAAATTATCTAAATAAAGAAGAGCAAAAAATATATATTACTGAGGTGCTTGTTCATCAAATCAGGTATTTATCTAGTAGGAATAAGGAAGAGCAAGTTATTAATATTTCCCAAGATGAGGAAGAATCGTGTAATACTTTGTTATAA